A section of the Alligator mississippiensis isolate rAllMis1 chromosome 8, rAllMis1, whole genome shotgun sequence genome encodes:
- the LOC102569836 gene encoding zinc finger protein 250 isoform X2 produces MLAVAPDQLQEAFEDVALYFTQNEWELLGDGDKVLYRDQMLRNYQALVSLGYQGPAPDLISRIQRQEVELWVCEEENPGESVWTEGLSSDSSDMEDSWDLLAEENSMDSFPRTKTSVQLGAGMLSRAEQQPPEEEPANPELVPARNQLPGQWAQRVAEPQMSPMCRERFQGQRDSRSPEGSTPMGETLYICGECGESFRGQQELWAHEGTHRKETAHPSAELGKSFYESHLMEQQRTQSDECPHLSLDCNNSFIQLSPLVHAGQKPHRCAQCGKSFRQRATLAQHQRIHTGEKPYHCGDCGKSFGHSSAFAQHQRIHTGEKPFHCGDCGKSFNRSSNLRAHQRLHAKEKSHPCSECGKTFSSPLRLRSHMSLHTGEKRHPCSDCEKSFSSPAQLSVHRRVHTGEKPYQCAECAKTFARPDLFQLHLRVHRGEKPYHCPECGRSFVRPSFLREHMRLHTGNKPYQCGECGASFHYPSQLRIHESLHTGKKPYACADCEKSFNSPTHLQVHQYVHTGEKPYHCGECGKRFNRPAYLRVHQRIHTGEKPCLCRECGKSFRDHSALNKHQRTHRPAPCH; encoded by the exons GATATCAAGGTCCTGCACCAGACTTGATCAGCCGCATCCAGCGACAGGAGGTGGAGCTCTGGGTTTGTGAGGAAGAGAACCCTGGAGAAAGTGTGTGGACCGAGGGCCTGTCCTCAG ATTCCTCTGATATGGAGGACTCCTGGGACTTGTTGGCAGAGGAAAACTCCATGGACTCATTCCCCAGAACGAAGACTTCTGTGCAACTAG GTGCCGggatgctgagcagagctgagcagcagcctcctgaggaaGAGCCTGCAAACCCAGAGCTGGTTCCAGCCAGAAACCAGCTCCCTGGGCAGTGGGCACAGAGAGTAGCTGAGCCCCAAATGAGCCCCATGTGCAGGGAAAGATTCCAAGGGCAGAGGGACTCAAGAAGCCCTGAGGGCAGCACTCCTATGGGAGAGACATTGTATATATGTGGAGAGTGTGGTGAGAGCTTCAGGGGCCAACAAGAGCTCTGGGCACATGAGGGGACCCACAGGAAAGAGACAGCCCACCCCAGTGCTGAGTTGGGAAAGAGTTTCTATGAGTCCCATCTCATGGAGCAGCAGAGAACACAGTCAGATGAGTGCCCCCACCTCAGTCTTGATTGCAACAACAGCTTCATTCAGCTATCTCCGCTTGTCCATGCTGGGCAGAAACCACACCGCTGTGCTCAGTGTGGAAAGAGCTTTCGGCAGAGGGCTACTTTGGCCCAGCATCAgcgcatccacactggggagaagccctatcactgtggggactgtgggaAGAGTTTTGGGCACAGCTCTGCTTTTGCCCAGCACcaacgtatccacacaggggagaagcccttTCACTGTGGGGACTGCGGGAAGAGTTTCAACCGCTCCTCCAACCTCCGTGCCCACCAGCGCCTGCATGCCAAGGAAAAGTCACATCcatgctcagagtgtgggaagacctTCAGTAGTCCATTGCGGCTCCGCTCCCACATGAGTCTCCATACAGGGGAGAAGCGGCACCCCTGTTCAGATTGCGAGAAAAGCTTCAGtagcccagcacagctgagcgTCCACCGGCGTGTGCATACGGGGGAGAAGCCCTACCAATGCGCAGAGTGCGCAAAGACCTTTGCCCGCCCAGACCTCTTTCAGCTCCACCTGCGCGTGCACCGGGGGGAGAAGCCATACCACTGCCCAGAGTGTGGGAGGAGCTTTGTACGCCCGTCCTTTCTTCGGGAGCACATGCGCCTGCACACAGGGAACAAGCCCTACCAGTGTGGGGAGTGCGGGGCGAGCTTCCACTACCCCTCGCAGCTGCGCATCCACGAAAGCCTACATACTGGGAAGAAGCCCTATGCCTGTGCGGACTGTGAAAAGAGCTTCAATAGCCCAACCCATCTCCAAGTGCACCAGTATgtgcacactggggagaagccgtACCATTGCGGGGAGTGTGGGAAGCGCTTCAACCGCCCAGCCTATCTCCGTgtacaccagcgcatccacacaggggagaagccatgcctctgcagggagtgtgggaagagcttcagggaTCACTCTGCTCTCAACAAGCACCAGCGAACCCACCGACCAGCCCCTTGCCATTGA
- the LOC102569836 gene encoding zinc finger protein 250 isoform X1 produces the protein MLAVAPDQLQEAFEDVALYFTQNEWELLGDGDKVLYRDQMLRNYQALVSLGYQGPAPDLISRIQRQEVELWVCEEENPGESVWTEGLSSDSSDMEDSWDLLAEENSMDSFPRTKTSVQLAGAGMLSRAEQQPPEEEPANPELVPARNQLPGQWAQRVAEPQMSPMCRERFQGQRDSRSPEGSTPMGETLYICGECGESFRGQQELWAHEGTHRKETAHPSAELGKSFYESHLMEQQRTQSDECPHLSLDCNNSFIQLSPLVHAGQKPHRCAQCGKSFRQRATLAQHQRIHTGEKPYHCGDCGKSFGHSSAFAQHQRIHTGEKPFHCGDCGKSFNRSSNLRAHQRLHAKEKSHPCSECGKTFSSPLRLRSHMSLHTGEKRHPCSDCEKSFSSPAQLSVHRRVHTGEKPYQCAECAKTFARPDLFQLHLRVHRGEKPYHCPECGRSFVRPSFLREHMRLHTGNKPYQCGECGASFHYPSQLRIHESLHTGKKPYACADCEKSFNSPTHLQVHQYVHTGEKPYHCGECGKRFNRPAYLRVHQRIHTGEKPCLCRECGKSFRDHSALNKHQRTHRPAPCH, from the exons GATATCAAGGTCCTGCACCAGACTTGATCAGCCGCATCCAGCGACAGGAGGTGGAGCTCTGGGTTTGTGAGGAAGAGAACCCTGGAGAAAGTGTGTGGACCGAGGGCCTGTCCTCAG ATTCCTCTGATATGGAGGACTCCTGGGACTTGTTGGCAGAGGAAAACTCCATGGACTCATTCCCCAGAACGAAGACTTCTGTGCAACTAG CAGGTGCCGggatgctgagcagagctgagcagcagcctcctgaggaaGAGCCTGCAAACCCAGAGCTGGTTCCAGCCAGAAACCAGCTCCCTGGGCAGTGGGCACAGAGAGTAGCTGAGCCCCAAATGAGCCCCATGTGCAGGGAAAGATTCCAAGGGCAGAGGGACTCAAGAAGCCCTGAGGGCAGCACTCCTATGGGAGAGACATTGTATATATGTGGAGAGTGTGGTGAGAGCTTCAGGGGCCAACAAGAGCTCTGGGCACATGAGGGGACCCACAGGAAAGAGACAGCCCACCCCAGTGCTGAGTTGGGAAAGAGTTTCTATGAGTCCCATCTCATGGAGCAGCAGAGAACACAGTCAGATGAGTGCCCCCACCTCAGTCTTGATTGCAACAACAGCTTCATTCAGCTATCTCCGCTTGTCCATGCTGGGCAGAAACCACACCGCTGTGCTCAGTGTGGAAAGAGCTTTCGGCAGAGGGCTACTTTGGCCCAGCATCAgcgcatccacactggggagaagccctatcactgtggggactgtgggaAGAGTTTTGGGCACAGCTCTGCTTTTGCCCAGCACcaacgtatccacacaggggagaagcccttTCACTGTGGGGACTGCGGGAAGAGTTTCAACCGCTCCTCCAACCTCCGTGCCCACCAGCGCCTGCATGCCAAGGAAAAGTCACATCcatgctcagagtgtgggaagacctTCAGTAGTCCATTGCGGCTCCGCTCCCACATGAGTCTCCATACAGGGGAGAAGCGGCACCCCTGTTCAGATTGCGAGAAAAGCTTCAGtagcccagcacagctgagcgTCCACCGGCGTGTGCATACGGGGGAGAAGCCCTACCAATGCGCAGAGTGCGCAAAGACCTTTGCCCGCCCAGACCTCTTTCAGCTCCACCTGCGCGTGCACCGGGGGGAGAAGCCATACCACTGCCCAGAGTGTGGGAGGAGCTTTGTACGCCCGTCCTTTCTTCGGGAGCACATGCGCCTGCACACAGGGAACAAGCCCTACCAGTGTGGGGAGTGCGGGGCGAGCTTCCACTACCCCTCGCAGCTGCGCATCCACGAAAGCCTACATACTGGGAAGAAGCCCTATGCCTGTGCGGACTGTGAAAAGAGCTTCAATAGCCCAACCCATCTCCAAGTGCACCAGTATgtgcacactggggagaagccgtACCATTGCGGGGAGTGTGGGAAGCGCTTCAACCGCCCAGCCTATCTCCGTgtacaccagcgcatccacacaggggagaagccatgcctctgcagggagtgtgggaagagcttcagggaTCACTCTGCTCTCAACAAGCACCAGCGAACCCACCGACCAGCCCCTTGCCATTGA
- the LOC102569836 gene encoding zinc finger protein OZF isoform X3 — MLRNYQALVSLGYQGPAPDLISRIQRQEVELWVCEEENPGESVWTEGLSSDSSDMEDSWDLLAEENSMDSFPRTKTSVQLAGAGMLSRAEQQPPEEEPANPELVPARNQLPGQWAQRVAEPQMSPMCRERFQGQRDSRSPEGSTPMGETLYICGECGESFRGQQELWAHEGTHRKETAHPSAELGKSFYESHLMEQQRTQSDECPHLSLDCNNSFIQLSPLVHAGQKPHRCAQCGKSFRQRATLAQHQRIHTGEKPYHCGDCGKSFGHSSAFAQHQRIHTGEKPFHCGDCGKSFNRSSNLRAHQRLHAKEKSHPCSECGKTFSSPLRLRSHMSLHTGEKRHPCSDCEKSFSSPAQLSVHRRVHTGEKPYQCAECAKTFARPDLFQLHLRVHRGEKPYHCPECGRSFVRPSFLREHMRLHTGNKPYQCGECGASFHYPSQLRIHESLHTGKKPYACADCEKSFNSPTHLQVHQYVHTGEKPYHCGECGKRFNRPAYLRVHQRIHTGEKPCLCRECGKSFRDHSALNKHQRTHRPAPCH; from the exons GATATCAAGGTCCTGCACCAGACTTGATCAGCCGCATCCAGCGACAGGAGGTGGAGCTCTGGGTTTGTGAGGAAGAGAACCCTGGAGAAAGTGTGTGGACCGAGGGCCTGTCCTCAG ATTCCTCTGATATGGAGGACTCCTGGGACTTGTTGGCAGAGGAAAACTCCATGGACTCATTCCCCAGAACGAAGACTTCTGTGCAACTAG CAGGTGCCGggatgctgagcagagctgagcagcagcctcctgaggaaGAGCCTGCAAACCCAGAGCTGGTTCCAGCCAGAAACCAGCTCCCTGGGCAGTGGGCACAGAGAGTAGCTGAGCCCCAAATGAGCCCCATGTGCAGGGAAAGATTCCAAGGGCAGAGGGACTCAAGAAGCCCTGAGGGCAGCACTCCTATGGGAGAGACATTGTATATATGTGGAGAGTGTGGTGAGAGCTTCAGGGGCCAACAAGAGCTCTGGGCACATGAGGGGACCCACAGGAAAGAGACAGCCCACCCCAGTGCTGAGTTGGGAAAGAGTTTCTATGAGTCCCATCTCATGGAGCAGCAGAGAACACAGTCAGATGAGTGCCCCCACCTCAGTCTTGATTGCAACAACAGCTTCATTCAGCTATCTCCGCTTGTCCATGCTGGGCAGAAACCACACCGCTGTGCTCAGTGTGGAAAGAGCTTTCGGCAGAGGGCTACTTTGGCCCAGCATCAgcgcatccacactggggagaagccctatcactgtggggactgtgggaAGAGTTTTGGGCACAGCTCTGCTTTTGCCCAGCACcaacgtatccacacaggggagaagcccttTCACTGTGGGGACTGCGGGAAGAGTTTCAACCGCTCCTCCAACCTCCGTGCCCACCAGCGCCTGCATGCCAAGGAAAAGTCACATCcatgctcagagtgtgggaagacctTCAGTAGTCCATTGCGGCTCCGCTCCCACATGAGTCTCCATACAGGGGAGAAGCGGCACCCCTGTTCAGATTGCGAGAAAAGCTTCAGtagcccagcacagctgagcgTCCACCGGCGTGTGCATACGGGGGAGAAGCCCTACCAATGCGCAGAGTGCGCAAAGACCTTTGCCCGCCCAGACCTCTTTCAGCTCCACCTGCGCGTGCACCGGGGGGAGAAGCCATACCACTGCCCAGAGTGTGGGAGGAGCTTTGTACGCCCGTCCTTTCTTCGGGAGCACATGCGCCTGCACACAGGGAACAAGCCCTACCAGTGTGGGGAGTGCGGGGCGAGCTTCCACTACCCCTCGCAGCTGCGCATCCACGAAAGCCTACATACTGGGAAGAAGCCCTATGCCTGTGCGGACTGTGAAAAGAGCTTCAATAGCCCAACCCATCTCCAAGTGCACCAGTATgtgcacactggggagaagccgtACCATTGCGGGGAGTGTGGGAAGCGCTTCAACCGCCCAGCCTATCTCCGTgtacaccagcgcatccacacaggggagaagccatgcctctgcagggagtgtgggaagagcttcagggaTCACTCTGCTCTCAACAAGCACCAGCGAACCCACCGACCAGCCCCTTGCCATTGA
- the LOC102569836 gene encoding zinc finger protein 501 isoform X4 translates to MEDSWDLLAEENSMDSFPRTKTSVQLAGAGMLSRAEQQPPEEEPANPELVPARNQLPGQWAQRVAEPQMSPMCRERFQGQRDSRSPEGSTPMGETLYICGECGESFRGQQELWAHEGTHRKETAHPSAELGKSFYESHLMEQQRTQSDECPHLSLDCNNSFIQLSPLVHAGQKPHRCAQCGKSFRQRATLAQHQRIHTGEKPYHCGDCGKSFGHSSAFAQHQRIHTGEKPFHCGDCGKSFNRSSNLRAHQRLHAKEKSHPCSECGKTFSSPLRLRSHMSLHTGEKRHPCSDCEKSFSSPAQLSVHRRVHTGEKPYQCAECAKTFARPDLFQLHLRVHRGEKPYHCPECGRSFVRPSFLREHMRLHTGNKPYQCGECGASFHYPSQLRIHESLHTGKKPYACADCEKSFNSPTHLQVHQYVHTGEKPYHCGECGKRFNRPAYLRVHQRIHTGEKPCLCRECGKSFRDHSALNKHQRTHRPAPCH, encoded by the exons ATGGAGGACTCCTGGGACTTGTTGGCAGAGGAAAACTCCATGGACTCATTCCCCAGAACGAAGACTTCTGTGCAACTAG CAGGTGCCGggatgctgagcagagctgagcagcagcctcctgaggaaGAGCCTGCAAACCCAGAGCTGGTTCCAGCCAGAAACCAGCTCCCTGGGCAGTGGGCACAGAGAGTAGCTGAGCCCCAAATGAGCCCCATGTGCAGGGAAAGATTCCAAGGGCAGAGGGACTCAAGAAGCCCTGAGGGCAGCACTCCTATGGGAGAGACATTGTATATATGTGGAGAGTGTGGTGAGAGCTTCAGGGGCCAACAAGAGCTCTGGGCACATGAGGGGACCCACAGGAAAGAGACAGCCCACCCCAGTGCTGAGTTGGGAAAGAGTTTCTATGAGTCCCATCTCATGGAGCAGCAGAGAACACAGTCAGATGAGTGCCCCCACCTCAGTCTTGATTGCAACAACAGCTTCATTCAGCTATCTCCGCTTGTCCATGCTGGGCAGAAACCACACCGCTGTGCTCAGTGTGGAAAGAGCTTTCGGCAGAGGGCTACTTTGGCCCAGCATCAgcgcatccacactggggagaagccctatcactgtggggactgtgggaAGAGTTTTGGGCACAGCTCTGCTTTTGCCCAGCACcaacgtatccacacaggggagaagcccttTCACTGTGGGGACTGCGGGAAGAGTTTCAACCGCTCCTCCAACCTCCGTGCCCACCAGCGCCTGCATGCCAAGGAAAAGTCACATCcatgctcagagtgtgggaagacctTCAGTAGTCCATTGCGGCTCCGCTCCCACATGAGTCTCCATACAGGGGAGAAGCGGCACCCCTGTTCAGATTGCGAGAAAAGCTTCAGtagcccagcacagctgagcgTCCACCGGCGTGTGCATACGGGGGAGAAGCCCTACCAATGCGCAGAGTGCGCAAAGACCTTTGCCCGCCCAGACCTCTTTCAGCTCCACCTGCGCGTGCACCGGGGGGAGAAGCCATACCACTGCCCAGAGTGTGGGAGGAGCTTTGTACGCCCGTCCTTTCTTCGGGAGCACATGCGCCTGCACACAGGGAACAAGCCCTACCAGTGTGGGGAGTGCGGGGCGAGCTTCCACTACCCCTCGCAGCTGCGCATCCACGAAAGCCTACATACTGGGAAGAAGCCCTATGCCTGTGCGGACTGTGAAAAGAGCTTCAATAGCCCAACCCATCTCCAAGTGCACCAGTATgtgcacactggggagaagccgtACCATTGCGGGGAGTGTGGGAAGCGCTTCAACCGCCCAGCCTATCTCCGTgtacaccagcgcatccacacaggggagaagccatgcctctgcagggagtgtgggaagagcttcagggaTCACTCTGCTCTCAACAAGCACCAGCGAACCCACCGACCAGCCCCTTGCCATTGA